From the Nitrospirota bacterium genome, one window contains:
- a CDS encoding archaemetzincin family Zn-dependent metalloprotease, protein MKRIFIIPVGTVDSSIVSGIANGLKEKFRCEIGIDKEIPIPLDAYNNKRRQYHSTTILGELRFLKLKDFDRILGVIDVDLFVPELNFVFGEADISRGVAVISLTRLRQEFYGLHPDNGIFQMRAIKEATHEIGHTYGLGHCPNKKCIMHFSNSLRDTDIKGPGFCDICRSNLGI, encoded by the coding sequence TTGAAAAGGATTTTCATCATCCCAGTAGGGACTGTTGATTCAAGCATCGTGAGTGGTATTGCCAATGGCCTTAAAGAGAAATTTCGTTGCGAGATAGGGATTGACAAAGAAATACCTATCCCACTTGATGCTTATAACAATAAAAGAAGACAGTATCACTCCACAACTATTCTCGGCGAGCTTCGGTTTCTTAAGCTGAAAGATTTTGATCGCATACTCGGTGTAATCGATGTAGATCTCTTTGTCCCAGAACTCAACTTTGTCTTTGGAGAGGCAGATATATCCAGAGGAGTGGCTGTTATATCTCTCACAAGGCTAAGACAGGAATTCTATGGACTTCATCCAGATAACGGCATCTTTCAAATGAGGGCTATCAAAGAAGCCACCCATGAAATAGGGCATACATATGGCCTTGGTCATTGTCCAAATAAGAAGTGCATAATGCATTTCTCCAATAGCCTCAGGGATACGGATATCAAAGGGCCAGGATTCTGCGATATCTGTAGAAGTAATCTTGGTATTTAA
- a CDS encoding proline--tRNA ligase → MRYSKLLISTLREAPSDAEAVSHILMLRSGMIRQLVAGIYIYLPLGLRIIDKINSIIRDEMNAIGGQELSLPVLHPAEIWQQTGRWHEIGDEMFRLKDRSGRDMCLGMTHEEIMAWLAHKEIRSYRDLPQIWYQTQIKLRDEARPKSGVIRTREFLMKDSYSFDADEEGLEKSYQLHAEAYHRIFKRCGLKFYQVESDPGMMGGATAHEFMSPSPAGEDEVVLCDSCGYAANIELALSNPKKISLQDWEYEEVHTPEKRTVEEVSSFLKLDPEYFIKSILVISNNGPVLALVRGDQELHEKKFNKIIGNHRPAQKEEIKEILGVEAGFIGPMNHKLRIIADTCLKEGVYVSGANKPHYHLKGIRPGKDFSAEWRDIHIAKEGDSCPKCNASLRIELAIEIGNIFKLGTKYSLPLKAFYLDENGEEKPIIMGSYGIGPARIAAAAVEQNNDRDGIIWHKSIAPFDVEILPLNMKDIKTVEVAEKLYKDLTEKGIEVLMDDRDERAGIKFKDADLIGIPYQIVIGEKNLKEGMIEIKERRSRNITRFKVEDLFSIISLCKT, encoded by the coding sequence TTGCGATATTCAAAATTATTGATTTCAACATTGAGAGAGGCGCCTTCAGATGCAGAGGCAGTGAGCCATATATTAATGCTCAGGAGTGGTATGATAAGGCAGCTTGTGGCTGGAATTTATATATACCTTCCACTCGGTCTCCGGATTATAGATAAGATTAACAGTATTATTCGTGACGAAATGAATGCCATAGGAGGACAGGAGCTTTCCCTACCGGTACTCCATCCTGCAGAGATATGGCAGCAGACAGGAAGATGGCATGAGATAGGTGATGAGATGTTCAGACTGAAGGACAGAAGCGGAAGGGATATGTGTCTTGGGATGACCCATGAAGAGATAATGGCATGGCTCGCTCATAAAGAGATACGTTCATATAGAGACCTTCCTCAGATATGGTATCAGACACAGATAAAACTTCGGGATGAAGCAAGACCAAAAAGTGGCGTGATCAGAACAAGAGAATTCTTGATGAAGGATAGCTACAGCTTTGATGCAGATGAGGAGGGACTTGAAAAGAGCTATCAGCTCCATGCAGAGGCATACCACAGAATATTCAAAAGATGTGGATTGAAATTTTATCAAGTGGAATCAGACCCAGGAATGATGGGTGGTGCAACAGCACACGAATTTATGTCTCCAAGCCCTGCAGGTGAAGATGAGGTTGTACTCTGCGATTCATGCGGATACGCTGCTAATATTGAACTTGCCCTTTCGAATCCTAAAAAGATAAGCCTCCAAGACTGGGAATATGAAGAGGTTCATACCCCTGAAAAACGCACAGTTGAGGAAGTCTCAAGTTTTTTAAAACTCGATCCCGAATACTTTATAAAGAGCATACTCGTCATAAGCAATAATGGCCCTGTGCTTGCCCTCGTAAGAGGGGATCAGGAATTACATGAAAAAAAGTTTAACAAGATTATCGGCAACCATAGACCAGCACAAAAAGAAGAGATAAAAGAGATTCTTGGTGTAGAGGCAGGGTTTATAGGTCCTATGAATCATAAACTCAGGATTATCGCTGACACATGCCTTAAAGAGGGTGTTTATGTAAGTGGTGCGAATAAACCACATTATCACCTAAAAGGGATAAGGCCAGGAAAAGATTTTAGTGCTGAATGGCGTGACATACATATTGCAAAGGAGGGCGATTCATGCCCGAAATGCAACGCATCTCTAAGAATCGAGCTCGCTATCGAAATAGGAAATATCTTCAAGCTCGGCACAAAATACTCTTTGCCTCTGAAGGCATTCTATCTTGATGAAAACGGAGAGGAAAAACCGATTATCATGGGTAGTTATGGAATCGGACCTGCAAGAATCGCAGCAGCTGCCGTCGAACAGAATAATGACAGGGATGGTATCATCTGGCACAAAAGCATAGCTCCATTTGATGTAGAGATATTGCCTTTAAATATGAAGGATATAAAAACAGTAGAGGTGGCTGAGAAACTTTATAAGGATTTAACAGAAAAAGGCATCGAGGTTTTGATGGATGATAGAGACGAAAGGGCAGGAATAAAATTTAAAGACGCTGATTTAATAGGGATTCCGTATCAGATTGTTATAGGAGAGAAGAATCTGAAAGAGGGTATGATAGAAATAAAGGAGAGAAGGTCTCGAAACATAACAAGGTTTAAGGTTGAAGATTTATTTTCTATAATCTCTCTGTGCAAGACATAA
- the ispG gene encoding flavodoxin-dependent (E)-4-hydroxy-3-methylbut-2-enyl-diphosphate synthase: MILRKKTRQIKIGNIFIGSGGPIIVQSMTNTDTRDVTATIAQIKNLEKAGCEVVRVAILNEGAADALRDIKKNILIPLVADIHFSHKLALRAIKNGVDGLRINPGNIGARWKVEEVVRASKDREIPIRIGVNAGSLEKDLLKKYIHPTPEALVESAERHIAILEALSFTDIKVSLKASDVLTTIDAYRLFSERYDYPLHIGISEAGTMFSGAIKSSVGLGILLSEGIGDTIRVSLTAEPAKEVKVAYEILKSLGIRKRGVNIISCPTCGRCEIDVIRLASEVEERLSHIIEPLDVAVMGCVVNGPGEAREADVGIAGGKGVGILFRKGKIVKKLKEDQLADVIVNETEALVKDKSKKKIAEASC, from the coding sequence ATGATACTTCGAAAAAAGACAAGACAGATAAAAATTGGAAATATCTTTATAGGCAGTGGAGGCCCGATAATTGTCCAGTCTATGACCAATACTGACACACGTGATGTAACTGCCACAATAGCACAGATTAAAAATCTTGAAAAGGCTGGATGTGAAGTCGTGAGGGTTGCTATTCTTAACGAGGGTGCTGCTGATGCACTACGCGATATAAAAAAGAATATACTTATACCTCTGGTCGCTGACATTCATTTCAGCCACAAGCTGGCATTACGGGCGATAAAAAACGGTGTGGATGGACTGAGGATAAATCCTGGCAATATCGGTGCAAGGTGGAAGGTTGAAGAAGTGGTCAGAGCATCAAAGGACAGAGAAATACCGATAAGAATAGGTGTTAACGCTGGCTCCCTCGAGAAGGATCTGCTGAAGAAATATATACACCCTACACCTGAGGCTCTGGTAGAAAGTGCAGAAAGGCATATAGCAATACTTGAAGCATTATCATTTACCGATATAAAGGTCTCACTCAAGGCATCAGATGTTTTGACTACCATTGATGCATACAGGCTTTTCTCTGAAAGATATGATTATCCCCTTCATATCGGTATATCTGAGGCAGGGACAATGTTCTCTGGCGCAATTAAATCGTCTGTTGGACTCGGTATTCTACTCTCTGAGGGAATAGGGGATACAATAAGGGTGTCACTCACAGCAGAGCCAGCAAAAGAGGTGAAGGTAGCATACGAAATACTCAAATCACTTGGGATACGAAAGAGGGGTGTTAATATTATTTCATGCCCTACATGTGGCAGGTGCGAAATAGATGTCATAAGACTCGCATCAGAGGTTGAAGAAAGATTATCTCATATCATTGAGCCACTTGATGTCGCTGTTATGGGATGTGTAGTGAATGGTCCTGGAGAGGCAAGAGAGGCAGATGTGGGGATTGCTGGAGGGAAAGGTGTAGGAATACTCTTCAGAAAGGGTAAGATAGTTAAAAAATTGAAAGAAGATCAACTTGCAGATGTAATCGTTAATGAGACAGAGGCATTGGTGAAAGATAAAAGTAAAAAGAAAATAGCTGAGGCATCTTGCTAA
- the mltG gene encoding endolytic transglycosylase MltG, with protein sequence MTTLWSNLSGVKRLPIVIFVISIAFLFILSIYSIFLSPPSSKGEWREFVVTEGMTFSQIAEKLKQEGFIRSSTAFNILGRVTEITRSVRAGYYSLNVNMNLLNVFDIIKKGKIIVFEIIVPEGSTLFDIGRILERKGLAKYDDFISLTHDSKFVDSFGIEAPSLEGYLFPDKYLFPKGISLKEITGRMVNRFFEVFDEDLAEHASEIGFTVNEVITLASIIEMEASVDGERALISAVYHNRLKKRMKLQADPTAVYGKDNNKKITKKDLNNSSPYNTYRIKGLPPGPISNPGLKSIKAALNPEDVKYLFFVSKNDGTHYFSMTEREHNLAVEKFRALRSLKNGESPNSKVSKNPSLKDPSKTL encoded by the coding sequence ATGACTACCCTATGGAGTAATCTCTCAGGTGTGAAAAGGTTACCTATTGTTATATTTGTTATATCAATAGCCTTCCTGTTCATTCTTTCCATTTATAGCATCTTCCTCTCCCCTCCTTCCTCTAAAGGGGAGTGGAGAGAATTTGTAGTGACAGAGGGTATGACATTCAGTCAGATCGCTGAGAAACTCAAACAGGAAGGCTTCATAAGAAGCTCTACCGCCTTCAATATTCTCGGAAGGGTGACTGAAATAACAAGGAGTGTAAGGGCAGGTTATTATAGCCTCAATGTCAATATGAATCTGCTGAATGTATTTGATATCATTAAAAAAGGAAAGATTATCGTCTTTGAAATTATTGTCCCTGAAGGTTCAACATTATTTGATATAGGCAGGATACTTGAAAGGAAGGGTCTTGCTAAATACGATGATTTCATAAGTCTAACACATGACAGTAAATTTGTAGATTCTTTTGGTATTGAGGCACCAAGCCTTGAAGGGTATCTCTTCCCTGACAAATACCTTTTCCCTAAGGGTATCTCTCTCAAAGAGATTACAGGCAGGATGGTTAATCGGTTCTTTGAGGTATTTGATGAGGATCTTGCTGAGCATGCATCGGAAATTGGCTTTACAGTGAATGAGGTTATTACACTGGCATCAATCATTGAGATGGAGGCAAGCGTGGATGGTGAGAGGGCTCTGATCTCTGCGGTGTATCATAACAGATTAAAAAAGAGAATGAAGCTTCAGGCTGACCCAACAGCGGTTTACGGAAAGGATAACAACAAGAAAATAACTAAAAAAGACCTGAATAATTCATCACCATATAATACATACAGGATTAAGGGTCTCCCCCCCGGCCCAATTTCAAATCCCGGACTTAAGTCTATCAAGGCAGCACTTAATCCGGAAGATGTAAAATACCTCTTTTTTGTTTCAAAGAATGATGGGACTCATTATTTTTCAATGACAGAGAGGGAACACAATCTGGCAGTAGAGAAATTCCGCGCATTAAGATCACTCAAAAATGGTGAATCCCCAAACTCAAAGGTGTCGAAAAATCCCTCATTAAAGGATCCTTCAAAAACCTTGTGA
- the ruvX gene encoding Holliday junction resolvase RuvX, which yields MRIIGLDVGDKTIGVAVSDEMGWTAQGLTTIHRKDDRVDMAKIKDIIEEYGVEEIVVGLPHNLNGTLGIQAKKVITFVEGLKRVVRAPVILWDERLSTVFAEKRLLEADMSRKKRRVVRDRLAAAIILQGYLDRKALESQR from the coding sequence ATGAGGATTATCGGACTTGATGTCGGGGATAAGACTATCGGTGTTGCTGTGAGTGATGAAATGGGATGGACCGCACAGGGGCTTACCACAATACACCGCAAGGATGATAGAGTTGATATGGCAAAAATCAAAGACATTATTGAGGAGTATGGTGTTGAGGAGATAGTGGTTGGACTTCCGCACAACCTGAATGGAACATTGGGTATACAGGCAAAGAAGGTAATTACATTTGTTGAAGGGCTCAAGAGAGTTGTGAGGGCGCCTGTTATACTCTGGGATGAGCGATTAAGCACAGTCTTTGCAGAAAAGAGACTTCTTGAGGCCGATATGAGCAGGAAGAAACGCAGAGTTGTTAGAGACAGACTTGCGGCTGCAATTATACTTCAGGGTTATCTGGATAGAAAGGCGCTTGAGTCTCAGAGGTGA
- a CDS encoding AarF/ABC1/UbiB kinase family protein codes for MLFNILKLRRTYKNVSRLRQIAIVLIKHGLGRFLEQINLDKYIPISKRLRSFGFYGVYLEKMVLAERTRLAFEELGPTFIKLGQLLSVRPDLVTETFANEFKKLQDMVPPFPFNEAKRIVETELKKPLDILFAKFEETPVAAASIAQVHRAELKDGPPVIVKVQRPDIEDVIETDINILYRVANLMLRYIPESRFFNPVGIVDEFSRSIRKEMDFLKEADNATRFQLNLRDSDFLYIPGVYYEYTTKRVLTMERLEGIRIDEFNKLKEEGFDCREIARRGAEAYLKQILEDGFFHADPHPGNIFVLSDGRLGLMDFGIVGRLTDEYREGVADTFIAIVNRDFDRLVEQYIRLGYVSEDVDIETFRNEFKVDLVDFLEPLYGKTLKQINVTEYIDTITSLALKHRLRIPSDLLFMNKALLTIEGLGRRLDPDFDFLSVAEPYALRLLRKRISPVWVYKRSRKDIRDFTDFMVSLPKQMRVILRKAIKDDLQLRLSHIGFDKFTRDLDRSTNRIAFSLIVAAIIIASSIVIHAGGEKFLFGYPALGVIGFLIAFVFGLWLIIAILRSGRL; via the coding sequence ATGCTATTTAATATACTAAAACTCAGAAGAACCTATAAGAATGTCAGCAGGCTTCGACAGATTGCTATAGTTTTAATTAAACATGGTCTTGGAAGGTTTCTTGAGCAGATAAACCTTGACAAATACATCCCTATCTCAAAGCGGCTGAGAAGTTTTGGCTTTTATGGTGTCTATCTCGAAAAGATGGTTCTCGCCGAGAGAACACGCCTTGCATTTGAAGAACTCGGCCCTACATTTATAAAGTTGGGGCAGCTCCTAAGTGTCAGACCCGATTTAGTGACAGAGACCTTTGCCAACGAGTTCAAGAAACTTCAGGATATGGTTCCACCTTTTCCATTTAACGAGGCAAAGAGGATAGTAGAGACCGAGTTAAAGAAACCCTTAGATATCCTATTTGCAAAATTTGAAGAGACACCTGTGGCTGCTGCATCCATCGCACAGGTCCATCGTGCTGAACTTAAAGATGGACCTCCTGTAATAGTTAAGGTACAGCGACCCGATATAGAAGATGTTATAGAGACCGATATCAACATACTCTATAGGGTAGCAAACCTCATGCTGAGATACATCCCTGAAAGTCGTTTCTTCAACCCTGTTGGAATTGTTGACGAATTCTCAAGGAGTATAAGAAAGGAAATGGATTTTCTTAAAGAAGCCGATAATGCCACAAGATTTCAGTTAAATCTCCGTGATAGTGATTTCCTGTACATCCCGGGTGTCTATTACGAATACACTACCAAGAGGGTCCTGACGATGGAGAGGCTCGAAGGGATCAGGATTGACGAGTTTAATAAGTTAAAAGAAGAGGGTTTTGACTGCAGAGAGATTGCAAGAAGGGGTGCTGAGGCATATCTTAAACAGATACTCGAAGATGGTTTTTTCCATGCCGATCCTCATCCTGGTAATATCTTTGTTCTCAGTGACGGGAGACTTGGCTTGATGGATTTTGGTATTGTTGGAAGGCTTACAGATGAATACAGGGAAGGTGTTGCAGACACATTTATTGCAATTGTGAATAGAGATTTTGACAGACTTGTCGAGCAGTACATCAGGTTGGGATATGTTTCCGAGGATGTTGACATTGAGACATTCAGAAATGAATTCAAAGTTGACCTCGTGGATTTCCTCGAACCTTTATATGGCAAGACACTGAAACAGATCAATGTTACGGAATATATTGATACAATAACCTCATTGGCACTAAAGCACCGTCTGAGAATCCCTTCTGATCTACTCTTTATGAATAAGGCATTGCTTACAATTGAAGGATTGGGCAGAAGGCTCGATCCTGATTTTGACTTTCTCTCCGTTGCAGAACCATATGCCTTAAGACTCTTGAGAAAAAGGATCAGTCCTGTCTGGGTCTACAAGAGGAGCCGAAAAGATATTCGTGACTTTACAGATTTCATGGTCTCTCTACCAAAACAGATGAGGGTCATTCTGAGAAAAGCCATCAAAGATGACCTCCAGCTAAGACTCAGTCACATCGGTTTTGATAAGTTTACAAGGGATCTGGACCGTTCAACGAACAGGATAGCATTCAGCCTGATAGTTGCCGCAATAATCATAGCCTCTTCAATAGTTATACATGCAGGAGGTGAGAAATTCCTGTTTGGTTATCCTGCACTCGGTGTCATAGGCTTCCTGATAGCATTTGTCTTTGGTCTATGGCTCATAATTGCCATACTGAGGTCAGGAAGGTTGTGA